In Hemitrygon akajei chromosome 9, sHemAka1.3, whole genome shotgun sequence, the following are encoded in one genomic region:
- the olig3 gene encoding oligodendrocyte transcription factor 3, which produces MNSDSSSLSSRASSPDVDEIYLRDQLPHPDSRMNSVSSTQSDLLQQLASDRNITTLSKDEKPGGKFKVKKQLSEQDLQNLRLKINGRERKRMHDLNLAMDGLREVMPYAHGPSVRKLSKIATLLLARNYILMLSNSLEEMKRLVGEIYGGHHSAFHCGTVGHSAGHPGHTTSAHQVHPILGSALTSSSSSISASLPGIGAVRPPHSLLKTSSAPPAPLGNTFQHWAGLPCPCTICQVPPPPHISALSTASMPRLSTDGKDLMK; this is translated from the coding sequence ATGAATTCTGACTCGAGCTCTCTCTCTAGTAGAGCCTCTTCGCCGGACGTGGACGAAATTTATCTGCGAGACCAGCTCCCGCACCCAGACTCCAGGATGAACTCCGTGTCTTCCACGCAGAGCGACCTACTCCAGCAGCTCGCCAGCGACCGCAACATCACGACCCTGAGCAAGGACGAGAAGCCGGGGGGCAAGTTCAAAGTGAAAAAGCAACTCTCCGAGCAAGACCTGCAGAACCTTCGACTGAAGATCAACGGGAGAGAGCGCAAACGGATGCACGACCTGAACCTAGCTATGGACGGTCTCCGGGAGGTCATGCCTTACGCCCACGGACCATCAGTGAGGAAACTTTCCAAAATTGCCACTTTACTCTTGGCCAGAAACTACATCCTGATGCTGTCGAACTCtctagaagagatgaagagactaGTGGGGGAGATTTATGGCGGGCATCACTCGGCTTTTCATTGCGGGACTGTAGGACATTCTGCCGGGCACCCGGGACACACCACATCTGCCCACCAAGTCCATCCGATATTGGGAAGCGCCTtgacctcctcctcttcctccattTCAGCTTCGCTACCGGGCATCGGCGCGGTCAGACCCCCTCATTCGCTGTTGAAAACGTCCTCGGCGCCTCCCGCGCCGTTAGGAAACACCTTCCAACACTGGGCAGGTCTGCCGTGCCCCTGCACCATCTGCCAGGTGCCACCGCCTCCTCACATCTCAGCCCTCAGCACAGCGAGCATGCCAAGGCTCTCCACAGATGGTAAAGACTTAATGAAGTAA